DNA from Nitrospira sp.:
GCAAGGGGCGTCGAAAATTCTTGCTGGAAATGGCTACCGGCACGGGGAAGACGCTGCTCTGTGCGGCACTCATCAGACGATTTCTTGTCACGCGCAATGCCGAGCGCGTCTTGTTTATCGTCGATCGCATCGAATTGGCCAAGCAGACAATGGAAGAATTCAATGTGGTGTTGCGCGAGTACAAGCCCGTCATTTTCAAGACCGCTCGGCGCAAGCCGATGGAGCTGCTGGGTTCGAGCATCGTCGTGGCCACCATCCAATCACTCCTGGTGGACCGGCGGTTCCGCACCGAATTTACACCGTTTCATTTTGACTTGGTCGTGAACGATGAGGCGCACCGATCCATTTATGGAGATGCACGGGAGGTGGTGCATTTTTTCCAGGCGACCCGCATAGGACTGACAGCTACGCCTAAGGCGTATTTAAAAAACATCAACATCGAACAACTCGTTGAGGAGAATCCCAAAAGGCTGGAAGCGCGGCAATTGAGAGATACCTATCACTACTTCGGGTGCGAGCCCGGACGGCCGACGTTTCGCTACGACATCGTGGATGCGGTGAAAGACCCGGAAGGCCCGTTTCTCTGCCTGCCCAAGATCTTCAATATTAAGTCCGACATCACCACCCAGGCACTATCGGATAAAGGCTGGGCGGTCACCATCGATGAACGGGAGGAGAACTACAAGATCAGCGACCTGGAACGAAAGATCTTCACTCCTGCACGCAATCGACTCATCTGCGAAAAGTTTTTCGAACACGCTCAGAAAGATCCGGAGGGCAAGCTGGGACGCTCGATCGTCTTTGCCGTCAATCAGACCCACGCGACCGCACTGACCAAGATGCTGAACGAGTTGCAACCTGGAATTGCGGTTACCATTACCTCCCGCATTCCAGAGGCCTCCGATATCGCAAAGGCGTTTCGTGATCGCAAGCGATCCGAGCGAGTCGCGGTGTCAGTGGACATGCTCTCGACCGGGTACAACTGCCGCGACTTGTTGAATATCGTATTGGCGCGGCCCGTGTTCTCGCCGACGGAATACATCCAGATCAAAGGACGCGGCACCAGGCGTTTCACCTTCCGCATCGGGAACACCGAGTACGAAAAACAGCACTTCTTCATGCTCGACTTCTGCGGCGTCGCCGAATACTTCGAGGAGCAATACGACTATACGATCCCACTCAAAGAGCCTTCGCCGGCTCGTAAGGCAGACGGGCAGGGCGTGTATATGACCGGATCATCGCAGGGCCATAGCTTGGCCGCCGAGGCGGCGGGGGGTGAGCGAGAACAATCGACCAAACACGAGATTCCTGTCTGGACCGGACGTGATCTCGTCGTCTCGGAGGAAGTCCGCATCGTCGGGCCGAACGGCGAGAAGGTGGACGTGATGACATTCCGGGGCTCGTACGAGCGGGACGTGAAAACCTTCTACGAGGCCGATCGAGAATTCAAAGGCGCGGTGGAAGCCGAGGATGACGACCAGGTGGAAGATCTGATGGAGAAACGCTTCTTCCACAATCCCGAGATGTTTTACTCTTCCGACAAGCTGGTGAAGGCCTATGGCATCCCGGCCCCGATCCCGACTTTCGTGTATGGCGCATTGGGCAAGAAGCCGCTGCCGACCCGCGACCAGATCATTGAAGACACAGTGGAAAGTCTCGCCGTGCAGTTCAATCTGCGGTTCAGCGAACAGAAGTGGTTGGCGGCGACCGCCGGCCTCATTGCCGACGATGCTGAGGCCCGACGAAGATTCCTGGACGGCGACATGACCCTCTTCACCACCAGTCAGTTCGCTGCCCTCGGCGGGCTGGCCGCGCTGGAACGGTTCACGGAACGGGACCAGGTCTTCAACGCCCTGCGGAACACCTCGCTTTTTCGCCAATCCATGCTGGGAACCTGAGCGATGGCCAACGGTACAGCGGCAATCTCAAGCAACGGCAATTTTCACTCCTCCGGGCTGCGGCAAAAAGTCGATCAGCTCATGGACATCCTCTGGTCCGGAGGGGTTAACAACCCGATGGATTCCATCGAGCAGATTTCCTATTTGCTTTTCCTCCGCCTGCTCACGGAGGACGACGAACGGCTCGCGCGGCTGGATAAGAAATATACCAGGCGGTTCGGCGGAAAGTTTTCGCGCTATGCCTGGGGTAATTTCGTCACCCTGACGGGCGATCAGCTGTTCGACGCAGTTCGAGCCGCCATCGAAAGCCTATATGAACTGCCGGGACTGAGCGAGACCGGTAAGCTCCTGTTCAACCGCGCCACGCTGAAAATCTACGACCGCCCGACTCTCCGCGCCGTCATCCAGGCCATCCAAGAGATGGACCTCACTGCGCACGACGGCCACGACCTCAAGGGCGACATGTATGAATATCTGCTCAGCAAACTCGCCCTCTCCGGCACCAATGGGCAGTTCAGAACCCCGCGCCATATCATTCAAATGATCGTATCTCTCGTGGACCCCCAGCCGGGCCGCCGCATTTGCGATCCGGCCTGCGGCACCGCCGGGTTTCTCATCGCCGCCTATCAGCACATTCTCAGGAACCACACGAGTAAAGCCTCACTCGCCAAAGGTATCGTGGACGGCCAAAAGCTGGAACCGCGGCAATGGAAGTTCCTCGAAGAGCGGGCCTTTACCGGCTACGACAACGACGCCAACATGGTGAAGATTGCCATCTTGAACCTCTACCTGCACGCGCTGGCCCGGGCCCACATCGAACTCTACAACCCGCTGACCGACAGCCGGCACTATGGCGAATCCTTCGACGTGATTCTGGCCAATCCGCCCTTCGCCGGGAAAATTCAGAAAGAGAGCATTCTCGCCGACATCAACCTGCCCACCCGCGATACCGAACTGCTCTTCGTCAAGTGGTTCATCGATCACCTCACGCCGGGCGGACGGGCCGGGGTCATTGTCCCGGCCGGGGTGCTCTTCGGCGGCAACAAGGCCGCGCGCAAGGTTCGTGAGCTGCTGTTGACCGACTGCGACTTGCAAGCTGTGGTCAACATGCCTTCCGGCGTGTTCAAGCCCTATTCCGGCGTCAGCACTGCGGCTCTGATCTTTGAAAAAGCTGATAGCCGAAAGCTGAGCGCTGATGGCCGGTTCGTTTGGTTCTACGACCTCACCGCCGACGGCTACAGCCTCGACGACAAACGGACGCAGATCGAGGCCAATGACATTCCCGACCTGCTGGCCAAGTGGGAGAAGCGGGAGGAAGGTCCGAACAGCTACCGTGTGTCGATCGAGAAGATTCGGGAGAACGACTGGAGCCTCGCAGCGGGCCGCTACAAACCAGTCACGGTCGAAGCAGCCAACCACGACAAGCCGAAAGATATTCTTGATGAGGTGCTCAAGCTGGAATACGAGATCATCCAGCGTGGCAATGCCCTCATGAATGCCCTCGCCCCTTTGAGGGGAGAGGGACAGGGTGAGGGGCCGAAACCGAGCGGAACGAAATGATACGCTGGCCGACAAAACCGCTGGGTGAATTGGTTGACTTCATAGGCGGCGGCACACCACGTCGCGACCGTCCCGATTATTGGGGTGGCGAAATTCCTTGGGCATCAGTGAAGGACTTGCAGAACCAGTCGCTTGGAACAACTCTCGAACACATCACAGCCGAGGGACTCGCCAACTCAGCCTCGAATCTCATTCCCGGAGGCACGGTGATCATTGCTTCTCGCGTCGGCCTGGGAAAAGTCGCTGTCAATCAGAAGCCTGTTGCCATTAACCAGGACTTGAAGGCATTGACGCCGCGAGATAACAACTTGTTGCCTCGATATCTATTGCTCTTTCTTCTCTCGAACGCGGAATACTTTGAAAAGGCCGGCGTTGGCGCGACTGTGAAAGGATTGACCATTGCCGACTATCAGAATCTCAAGATTCCCATTCCCCCGCTGGCTGAGCAGGAGCGCTTGGTGAAGCTGCTGGATGAAGCGGACGAGTTGCGGAAGCTGCGAACCCAAGCCAACCGCCGCACCGCTGACCTGATCCCCGCCCTCTTCCATGACATTTTCGGAGATGCTGGACACATAGCGCATAACATACGGCCGCTATCGGAGGTTGCCGAAGTCGTTTCTGGCGTTGCCAAAGGGAGACGCTTCAACGGACAAAAGCCGGTCACAGTTCCATATATCCGAGTGGCCAACGTTCAAGCTGGATACCTTGATCTAGCAGAAATCAAGACTATCGAGGCCCTGCCGTCTGAAGTTAAAGAACTGACCTTGAAAAACGGAGATGTGCTTCTTACTGAAGGAGGCGATTTTGACAAGTTAGGGCGAGGCGCTCTCTGGGAACGTGAGATCCCGAACTGCATTCATCAGAACCATGTTTTTCGGGTCCGTGTCGACTACTCGAAGCTGCTTCCCGTCTACTTCGAGAAGTTTCTTCAGACACCAGTGGCGAAAAGGTATTTTCTTGGTTGCGCAAAGCGAACTACCAACCTGGCCAGCATCAATATGACGCAGTTGCGAGGCCTGCCCGTTCCCGTACCATCTCTCACACTCCAGCGCGATTTCGCCGCCCGCGTGTCCGAAATCCGCGCGATGGAATTCCAACAAGCCGCCTCCCGCCGCAGGCTCGATGACCTATTTCATTCTCTCCTCCACCGTGCGTTTCAAGGCGAAGTATGAATCGATCTCGGCCTGGCCGGATGCAAGTTTAATGACACAGCATCGAGATGGAGCCGTTTCGACCGACTTTGGCGATGAAGGGTTTCTTATGTTTTGTGAGAAACCTGGTGATGGCCGGGAGGGCTTCCACGAAGATGCGCGCCATTTCTTCGCCTTGAAGATCCCCGGCGGTCAGGATGAATGCCGCGACTCCGGCGTGCATCAATGCGGTCCGCTCTAGATTCCGGTACCGGATGCGATGGTCTTTGGTGAGAACGATCCACCCGTTCTGCCCGACTTGCGTTTACCAGTCCTCGTCTTTGGCGTCGGGTGGGAAATAATCGTCATGGACGTGGACGATGGCTCCCGCCTGTCGGAGCGTGGCTGCGATTCGTTTCTTTCCAAGAGAGCGGTCGAGGAAAAAGACGGGAGGCTCAGGCTGCTTCGAGGGCGAGTTCGCACCTGATGGCTTCTTCGATTTCGGATCGCTGGCGTCCATAATCGTCTGCGAGCGCGTCCATTGACTCGCCTGCCTTATACCGCTCCGCGATAACGGCGGTCGGAATGCCGGTGCCCGTCAAGACGGGTCGACCGAAGGAGACCTGCGGATCGATCACGACCGCTTTGGGTTCTTCTTCCGAGTCTCGTTTACGGGTGAAGGGGTAGAGCCTGACGGGGATGCCGGCCACATCCCGCTCGATGCGTCGCAGATGGGTCTG
Protein-coding regions in this window:
- a CDS encoding Type I restriction-modification system, restriction subunit R; amino-acid sequence: MPTQPEAFSRVLIDQALKDSGWNLLDSRQVCFESHGSSGRADYVLNGPHGPLCALEAKRPDLDPYDAKEQARGYAENLKAPFVLLSNGTMHYFWNYTRADQRDAYRIERLPSPTDLERLRLKNLQPPQPLGSEVIGPDYLRPLNQDITVRGYQIKALDEIAKQFDGKGRRKFLLEMATGTGKTLLCAALIRRFLVTRNAERVLFIVDRIELAKQTMEEFNVVLREYKPVIFKTARRKPMELLGSSIVVATIQSLLVDRRFRTEFTPFHFDLVVNDEAHRSIYGDAREVVHFFQATRIGLTATPKAYLKNINIEQLVEENPKRLEARQLRDTYHYFGCEPGRPTFRYDIVDAVKDPEGPFLCLPKIFNIKSDITTQALSDKGWAVTIDEREENYKISDLERKIFTPARNRLICEKFFEHAQKDPEGKLGRSIVFAVNQTHATALTKMLNELQPGIAVTITSRIPEASDIAKAFRDRKRSERVAVSVDMLSTGYNCRDLLNIVLARPVFSPTEYIQIKGRGTRRFTFRIGNTEYEKQHFFMLDFCGVAEYFEEQYDYTIPLKEPSPARKADGQGVYMTGSSQGHSLAAEAAGGEREQSTKHEIPVWTGRDLVVSEEVRIVGPNGEKVDVMTFRGSYERDVKTFYEADREFKGAVEAEDDDQVEDLMEKRFFHNPEMFYSSDKLVKAYGIPAPIPTFVYGALGKKPLPTRDQIIEDTVESLAVQFNLRFSEQKWLAATAGLIADDAEARRRFLDGDMTLFTTSQFAALGGLAALERFTERDQVFNALRNTSLFRQSMLGT
- a CDS encoding Type I restriction-modification system, DNA-methyltransferase subunit M, whose amino-acid sequence is MANGTAAISSNGNFHSSGLRQKVDQLMDILWSGGVNNPMDSIEQISYLLFLRLLTEDDERLARLDKKYTRRFGGKFSRYAWGNFVTLTGDQLFDAVRAAIESLYELPGLSETGKLLFNRATLKIYDRPTLRAVIQAIQEMDLTAHDGHDLKGDMYEYLLSKLALSGTNGQFRTPRHIIQMIVSLVDPQPGRRICDPACGTAGFLIAAYQHILRNHTSKASLAKGIVDGQKLEPRQWKFLEERAFTGYDNDANMVKIAILNLYLHALARAHIELYNPLTDSRHYGESFDVILANPPFAGKIQKESILADINLPTRDTELLFVKWFIDHLTPGGRAGVIVPAGVLFGGNKAARKVRELLLTDCDLQAVVNMPSGVFKPYSGVSTAALIFEKADSRKLSADGRFVWFYDLTADGYSLDDKRTQIEANDIPDLLAKWEKREEGPNSYRVSIEKIRENDWSLAAGRYKPVTVEAANHDKPKDILDEVLKLEYEIIQRGNALMNALAPLRGEGQGEGPKPSGTK
- a CDS encoding Type I restriction-modification system, specificity subunit S; the encoded protein is MIRWPTKPLGELVDFIGGGTPRRDRPDYWGGEIPWASVKDLQNQSLGTTLEHITAEGLANSASNLIPGGTVIIASRVGLGKVAVNQKPVAINQDLKALTPRDNNLLPRYLLLFLLSNAEYFEKAGVGATVKGLTIADYQNLKIPIPPLAEQERLVKLLDEADELRKLRTQANRRTADLIPALFHDIFGDAGHIAHNIRPLSEVAEVVSGVAKGRRFNGQKPVTVPYIRVANVQAGYLDLAEIKTIEALPSEVKELTLKNGDVLLTEGGDFDKLGRGALWEREIPNCIHQNHVFRVRVDYSKLLPVYFEKFLQTPVAKRYFLGCAKRTTNLASINMTQLRGLPVPVPSLTLQRDFAARVSEIRAMEFQQAASRRRLDDLFHSLLHRAFQGEV